The nucleotide window AAGCGCAACTGACTATAGCCCCAATCTCCCACAATGTAATCATATTTATTTAAAATTTCCGCATACCGCGCCTTAAAGGCTTCTTCATTAAAGCCCTCTCGATAATCTTGAATAAGTTCATATGTCATGTTATTTATTAAAACGGTCTGTTTCACCTCATGCTTTTCCATATCCAAAAGGTCCTCTCTGCACAGTATTATCCTAATCCTACCACAAACGAAGGCAACCAACAATTTCTAAGTTGAAAAAACATCAGTTGACAAATGATAAGGATAAGGAGGTGGAATCATTGCGAAAATACTTGTTTCCAGCACTCACTGGTTTATTATTGCTCAGCGCCTGCCAAATGAACAATGCTGCTGAAATGAAGCCGCAAAATGCAATTCCAGAAGACCAAGGCGGTAGCGTGCTGCTGTCCAATAAAAAGGATATTTATGAGCAGCGCTCCATGAATGGAAAGCTGGATTACAATACAACAAAGCTTGGCTATTCTCGTCAGCAAAAAAGCAACCTAACAGGTGCTAACGATACAAGCCGCGTCGCTTACGTCAACCGTGAAAATTTAGCTAATATCATTACAGATATGGAAGTAAAATTGCCAGACGTCACGGATGCCGCTACACTTGTAACAGATGATGAGATATTTGTCTCATACCGCGCCAATACGACAGATCCAAAGCTAGTTGCAGATCAAGTGAAAAAAACAGCGCTCTCCGTTGTGCCTAGCTACTATCATGTCTACGTTTCCGATGATACAAAAATCATGTCTCAAATGGAAGGCTTGAAGTCAGGCCGTTTAACGGATAAAGAGTACGCGGGAACTGTGGATATGTTAATTCGTGAGATGCAAAAGAATCCACATATCAACAACCAACAGGACGATATGATGCACACCAAGATGAAATAGTAATAAAGAGGATGTTCCGTTACGGAACATCCTCTTGTTTAGTTTGCTTTAACGTTTTCTTGTGCCGATTTTACTTGTTCATCTGCATGGTAGGAAGAACGTACCAATGGACCCGCTTCACAGTGGCTGAAGCCTTTGCTTAATGCAATTTCCTTCAATTCTGCAAATTCGGCTGGAGACCAATACTTCACAACCGGTAGATGCTTTTTAGAAGGCTGTAAATATTGTCCAAGTGTTAAGATATCTACATGATTTGCGCGAAGGTCATCCATCGCTTCAATAATTTCTTCTTTCGTTTCACCAAGACCAATCATAATGCTTGATTTTGTAGGAATGTCTGGCTGCATTTCTTTTGCACGGCGCAAGAATTCAAGTGAGCGCTCGTACTTCGCTCTTGCGCGAACACGGTCGGAAAGGCGACGAACCGTCTCGATGTTATGGTTTAAAATATCAGGACGTGCATCCATCAACATTTTTAAATTTTCATATACCCCTCCCATATCCGATGGCAAAACTTCAATGGATGTGAATGGATTTTTACGTCGTACTGCACGTACTGTTTCAGCGAATACACCTGCACCGCCGTCTTTTAAATCGTCACGTGCCACTGCTGTAATAACAACATGCTTTAGATTCATGTCTACAACAGAATCTGCAACGCGCTCTGGCTCTTGTAAATCAAGTTCCGTTGGTAAGCCGGTTTTAACCGCACAGAAGCGGCAGGCACGCGTACAAATATCCCCTAAAATCATAAATGTCGCAGTACGTCTAACCGCCCAGCATTCGTGAATGTTCGGGCACTTTGCTTCTTCACACACGGTGTGCAGCTTTTTAGAGCGCATCATGCGCTTTAAGTCATTATAGTTTTCGTTCGTGTTCAACTTAATTTTCAACCACTCTGGTTTGCGTATATGCTCGGTTGTCTTTGTCATGTTAATCACTCCGCACTTTAAAATAAGCTCGTTCCACTTTCTCCACTTTATCATATCTCCCGAAATGAAACAAAAGGAAATGCTCAAATGTGGTTTTTTACCATTGATTTACTATTATGAAACGGCGCGTAAATCCCA belongs to Ectobacillus sp. JY-23 and includes:
- a CDS encoding YutD family protein, with translation MEKHEVKQTVLINNMTYELIQDYREGFNEEAFKARYAEILNKYDYIVGDWGYSQLRLRGFFEDQNQRSTYDTRISTLSEYLYEFCNFGCAYFVLKKVKK
- a CDS encoding YhcN/YlaJ family sporulation lipoprotein, which codes for MRKYLFPALTGLLLLSACQMNNAAEMKPQNAIPEDQGGSVLLSNKKDIYEQRSMNGKLDYNTTKLGYSRQQKSNLTGANDTSRVAYVNRENLANIITDMEVKLPDVTDAATLVTDDEIFVSYRANTTDPKLVADQVKKTALSVVPSYYHVYVSDDTKIMSQMEGLKSGRLTDKEYAGTVDMLIREMQKNPHINNQQDDMMHTKMK
- the lipA gene encoding lipoyl synthase, producing the protein MSGDMIKWRKWNELILKCGVINMTKTTEHIRKPEWLKIKLNTNENYNDLKRMMRSKKLHTVCEEAKCPNIHECWAVRRTATFMILGDICTRACRFCAVKTGLPTELDLQEPERVADSVVDMNLKHVVITAVARDDLKDGGAGVFAETVRAVRRKNPFTSIEVLPSDMGGVYENLKMLMDARPDILNHNIETVRRLSDRVRARAKYERSLEFLRRAKEMQPDIPTKSSIMIGLGETKEEIIEAMDDLRANHVDILTLGQYLQPSKKHLPVVKYWSPAEFAELKEIALSKGFSHCEAGPLVRSSYHADEQVKSAQENVKAN